ACCGAGTGATTTATTAAGCCAATTTTCGCTGCGTCATTTGCGCCTATGATTTTTCCCGTATATAGCAATTCGGCAGCGTAGCCCGAACCAATAAGTCTCGGCAGTAAGTGGGTTGCTCCCATTCCGGGATGTAGGCCGATGCGAACAAAATTAAAGCCCACTTTTGCGCTTTCTACAGCAATCCTAATGTCGCAGCCCAAAGTTAGACATAATCCAGCGCCTATAGCATGTCCGTTAATCGCGGCTATGACAGGTATTTCAATGTCTATTATCGAAAGAAACTGCTTGTAAAATACCTCCATCAACTGCCTGTTTCTTTCTTCGGACATTTTAGGTTTTTCGAGCAACATGTCCAAATGCCCGCCCGCTGAAAAAACATCGCCAGCGCCCTTGATGATGAGGACTCTAACATCCCCCTCGGATCTTAGCTCGGTAATGCGCGCTGAGAAGTCAGTCGCCATTTTCTCGCTCATGGCGTTTCTGCAAGAGGTATCGTTAAGCGTCAATATTGCAATATTTTTGTCTAAATTATCCCGCCTAACAAATGTCGTGTTCATAAATGTCTAAATAAAGTCTTTCTATTATTTTTCTATATGCTATATTGCTCGCAGCTCGCTTACGGATTATAAGTTTAACGATGTATGAATGTAGCAAGTGCAATTAACGGTCATTTAAAAATATGCTTACATCACAGAGAGACAATTTGCGCAATCTAACCGGCATAAACGAGGAATTTACGGGGTATTCCTTAGCTCCAGTACAGAGACGCACTTTAGAGTACGTCCGGAGTTTTATTGCCGATAATGGCTATGCGCCTACGCTAAAGGACATAGCTGAACATATTGGAGTGCGTTCTCCTTCGACGGCACATTTTCATTTATGTAGGTTAGAGAGCAAGGGATTTATTAGGCGTGGGGAAGAGGGAGCTATTACGATAGTAGAAAAAGAGGAACTCGGACATGGTGGCAATCGGTATAGCAGTAATAGATGTGCCGTGCCGCTTGTGGGCCTAATTGCTGCCGGTTTGCCTATAGAGGCCATTGAGGACAACAGCGTTCTTATTGACATACCGCCGCAATTTATGGATGAGCGAGCCGACATATATTGCTTGCAAGTTACTGGGGACTCAATGATAGAGGCTCATATCATGGATGGAGATATTATTATTGTGAGAAAGCAAAGTGTTGCCGAAAACGGACAGATCGTAGTAGCCCTGCTGGAAGATGGTAGTGCCACGCTAAAGACTTTTAGGAGATTAAAGGGCGGAAAAATTGCTCTACTTCCGCAGAACCCAAATCACAAGCCAATAATGGTTGATACTGTTGATATTCAGGGGCGCATGATTGGTTTGATGCGAGAGCTTTGAGAAGTTGAATAGATTTTATAAATTTGAGAGTGACGTAAAATAAAGCGGAGATAGTATGATTAATAAAAATGAACAACTGACGGCCTCGGGTAAGAGTGCAGGTGAGCGGGAAAAAGCGATTTTGGGTGCTATCTCTTCTATAGAGAAGAACTACGGAAAGGGCGCAATTATGCGCTTAGATGCCGATCGCAAAGATGAAGCTATAGAAGCTATTTCGACTGGGAGTATTGGGCTTGACATTGCGCTAGGAATTGGTGGCGTACCAAGGGGTCGCATAGTTGAAATTTACGGTCCGGAGTCGTCTGGCAAGACAACATTGACTCTTCACCTAGCAGCAGAGTGTCAGAAAAAGGGGGGCACAGTTGTATTTGTCGATGCAGAACATGCATTGGATCTCGGGTATGCTGAAGCACTTGGCGTAGATGTTAGCAAGCTTCTGATTAGTCAGCCCGACTCGGGGGAGCAGGCACTAGAAATTGTAGAAACCTTAGTGCGTTCTGAGGCTGTTGATTTGGTCATCGTTGACTCTGTTGCTGCCTTGGTGCCGCAGGCAGAGTTAGATGGCGATATGGGCAGTTCGTTACCTGGATTGCAAGCTCGCCTCATGAGTCAAGCGTTAAGAAAATTAACCTCTGCAGTTTCTAAGACTAAGACTACAGTCGTTTTTATTAACCAGATTAGGATGAAAATAGGAGTGATGTTTGGGTCTCCGGAAACTACATCTGGTGGCAATGCCTTGAAATTTTATTCCTCGGCTCGTATGGATATTAGGCGCGTCGGAGCCATTAAGGACAAGGAAGAGGTTATTGGGAGCCGAACCAGAGTAAAAATAGTAAAGAACAAAGTTTCTCCGCCATTTAGAGAGGCTGAGTTTGACATTATATACAAAAAAGGCATATGTCAGGTGGGCGAATTGGTTGACCTTGGTGCTCGTGATGGAATTATCGATAAGAGCGGTGCTTGGTATAGCTTTGAAGGTGAAAGGATTGGCCAGGGGCGAGATAATGCCAAGAAATTTTTGGAGGAAAACGAGCAGATACGCGAAAAAATCAAATCACTGGTTTTAGCAACTAATGGTATTGGGGATGTGGCAGAAAGGAAACCAGCTCCTCGCCAGAAGGTTGCTAAGGTTAGCGATGTTTCTGCCGATTCGTTTGAAGAGCTTGAGGATTCCTCTGTGATTAACGAGTAGTTACATTTTAGTTTGGGAGTTTGTGATCGATATGTCGAGAGCATGTAATATTTCTGGTAAGAAGGCGCAGGTTGGCAATAAGGTTAGCCATGCCAACAACAAGCGCAAGAGAGTCTATGAAGTTAATTTGCAGAATAAGCGGCTTTTTGATTCTGAAACTAATCAATGGTTGCGGCTTAGGTTGTCCAGTAGGATGTTGCGCACAGTTGATAAGCTCGGATTAAGCGCTACTTTGCGAAAGTTTGGCTTAAAGTCCCACTAACGCAGTCAATCTAACGCAGTCAATGCGGCGTTTGGCGGTTTAGCAGCCGCCCAACGCGTCGTCCATTCGGCCGTGATTGGTATTTCCTTTTTTATTATTCGCTTTTTTGTTGATCTTTATATCGTTGGGCGAGCTCTTGGCGAATTTGAGCGTGTTTTTTTGCCGTTAATGGGTGTTTTCGTGCTACGAAAACACCCATTAGAAAAATAAAAGCTGGTATGGGGCCGATTATGGCTTTTATTCCGGCGATAGTATGGCTGCTTTGAGCAACGTTTGGCACATAGCCTATCATTCCTAAATATAGTCCGGACAGAAAAATCGCGAGTGCCGTGGCGAGTTTGTAGGAGAAAGTTGTGCCGCCGTAGAAAAGGCCCTCGCGTCGATGTCCTGTCCTGAGTTCGTCGTATTCGACAACGTCTGGCATTATTGCCCAGGGGATCATTTGTGCGGCAGCATAAAAAAATCCCATAACAACAGCCATTAAGTAAGCAGTGCTTAGCTCTCTTGCTTCAATTAGTGGTAGTAAGCAAAGCATGGCCGCGAATAACAGCACTGCGATGCTGTAAGTTTCGGATTTGCCAAATCTTTTCGTTATCATTACCCAAACAGGCATCGACAATATAGCTGTGACAAACAGCAGCATAATAATGTTAGTTCGATATTTCTCCAAATCGAGAACGTATTCCACATAAAAAGGAAGATTAACAGCTATTAGCGTTGCTGCACAATTAGTGAGAATGAAAATTGCAACTGAGCTTCGAAAAGGTTTATTACCTTGGAGTTGATCTAAAATAGACGAGGCGTAAGTAAGTGGAGTCTGATTTAATTGTGGCATGCTGGCTCGGCCAGTATCTCGCTCTTGTGTGCCAAAAAATGTTGCCAGTATAGATGGCACCATTATCGCCGATAGGATAAGGGCGGTTAGGAAATAACCAGAACGCGGTGTGCCCGCCCAGCTCCCGAAGAGCGCGTAAATTCCGGTAGCTTGGAGCAGTGCCTCGCCATTTGGCGAGAGAATCCAAGGAACTAGTGAGCTGGGAATGGCTGCGCCAGCCAAATACGCAGCCTGCGCAGACGTCATGCGAAATCCTGTAAGAGATGTCCGTTCATGGTAGTCGTCTGTGATGGCAGCTGTGAGAGACGTGTAGGGCACGAAAACAACAGTCAGGCAGGTATTAAAAATAATAAGCGCAACTGTTATGTACGCAAATACCAGTACTTCGTTATGAAAATCTGGAACCACCCATAGAGCAAAAAAAGAAATGGCATACGGGATGCAGCCGAATAACAGGTACGGCCTCCGCTTGCCCCAGCGCGAATTAGTGTGATCGGCTATCCATCCCATCAGTGGATCGGTTACTGCATCCCATGCTCGACCTATCATAATGGCGATGCCAGCATAAAGCGATGCTAAACCAGCGACATCGGTGAGGTAATAAAGAAACCAGAGGCCAACGGACGAGGATGCAAGTCCATTACTAACATCGCCAAGTCCATAGCAAAGCTTCTCTCTAAAAGTAAGAGGCGGCCTTGAGCTAACTTGAGAAAGAGCTTCTGTCATTATTATTGTTGCTTAATTTAACTCAATAAAAACGTTTACAAATAGGCGGAAAAAATCACTTCGTCAAGTCCGTTGTAGACTTTTATTGCCAGTTGGTGTTTAATAATAAAGTTGTTCGGCACCACTAGCGTGGTGAGTCAAAGTTCAATGAGGTAGTTCTTAACTAAAATACTATGAGCGGTTCAAATTTTTATAAGATCAAGTCACTGTTATCAGTGATGTTAGTTGTCCTAGTTGTTGGCATTGTCCCGAGTGGGGTTTTAGCTGTTAGTCTCGATAGTGCTACGACTGTGCGTTCGGATTTTTCGTTTGGGGATAACAGTTTCGATGGCCCAAACTTCACGCCTTTTGGATCGGATAACTTGTTTCAGCACTTCGATCCATTTACAGATGGTAGTCTTTTGGAGGTCGATTCGTTTACTGGGGGAGAACTGGGTCAGAATCTCGAGTTGTTCAATCTAGCCGAGCTAGCTAGTTTCGATGGATATGCGCCAGCTATGTCAAATAGTTTTGGATTTGTCGATTCATCCGACAATTTTCTTTCGCTTCTAAACGCGGGCGATAATCCAGGAGCTTCAGCCATCTATAGTCAGGCGTCTGGAGAAGAGTTGACTTTTGCCTTGCAAAATTCCGATGGAACCTTACTTAGTGTCGATTCGAGGAATGAAGGTAATGCAGTTCAGATGTTGGGAACGTGGATTACTGAAGGTGGAAATTTGAATGTTCCCATTTCTAATTTACATGGTTTTTCTGGAGCGATTACTTTTGATTTGATGGTTGGTGATTTAGTGTTGTTTATCGAGGATTTGAAGCCCGATGCCAATCACCCAGAGTTTGGAGTATTTGGTTCTGATTTTGACTATAATGATTTTATTGTTGTAGTGCGTGGCAGTCCGATACCGGAGCCGTCTACTGTTGTGCTTTTTGCGCTGGCTTTAGGGACGTTGCTTGTATGGCATAGAGGTGCCAATAGATCATCTGCTCTGTCGTAGCTTTATTGTTCCATTAGCTCATTGGGCTTAGTAGTGGTTTTGGCGGTATGTCGGTAGAGGGAGCGGTCTTCCCCACATTTGGATTTTGCTGGTCTTCCTTATTTGTTTTGTTTTCATACAGTGCATCTTCATTGAGCATTTGTGGTGTTGGATAATAGTACGGAACGAGGTCTGGCGAATAGTATGGCAGAGGGTATCTGCCATATCCTAGGTGTTTTACTGGAATGCGCTCAAGGGACGTAGCGACTGAGTTTTGCCTTAAGAGCTGGGCGACTTCCCAGGTTTTGCTCATTTCGATTGTGCCAGCCGAAACTATAATGGAGTTTGACGGATCTATGATTCGCGCGTTTACGTACACTCTTTGTGGTGATTCGACGTAAGTGCCAACTACTATGCCCGCAAGTTCTTGCCAACTCTTTAGACTTCCAGCTTCGCGCGAGAGTGCAAACTCTCCTTCTCCTGACATTATTTGTAGAGCATCGGCCTGTCTTAGCTCTATGACGTTGTAGCCTTTCATTACGAGTTCAGACATTAATTGTTCGCTTATTAGTCGGCCGAATGTGGAACTTCCGTATAGGTTATCGATGTTTACAAAGGTTGCAATGCCGATTGTGCCACTTGTCCGCGCACGGTAGTATGCATGAATCTGATCTGCTAAGTAACTCGTCTTAAATCTACCTACTGAGTGATTAAAGGCGTCGTAGATTGGTATTGCGGAAAAGGCGGGGAGGTCGTGAAATCTCTTGCTACAGCTCGGAAGTGAAGCAATTATAAGAGGTGCCAAAACCAGTGAAAATAGTCTGTCTACAAGTCTTTCGGTCTTCATTGTTCTCAAATAATCGGAATTTTTTTTCTTCAACTGTAATTAAGCTCCTAGTTATATCGCTCGCTATATTTAGCTTAGGTGCTTGCTTCTCGCTTAAGGCGTCTCTAAATGCTGATAGCTGCAAGATACGGGCCTATGTTGATAAGGATTTTGTATCTTATGTAAGATCGCGTTTTCATTCGGAACAGCCCGTTCGGCTGGCTATTATGCCATTTGATGTGCCGGAAAGTTTTGCTGCGCAACCGGGTAAGCCTAGGCATTTTGGCAAGGATTTGGCTGAGGCTTTTCAGGCGGAATTTCTGCGCCAAGAAAAAATTAGCATTGTGGAGTTTTTTAATATAGCAACATGGCCTGGAAAAAGGGAGGAGTTTCTTGAGGGAAATTACGCTTCTATGGAGTTAGCTAGGGGAGCTGGCTATGATTTTCTTTTGGTTGGGCAATTAGCGGAGCTTCGTTCAGATGATGAGTTGAAGCTTCTAACTAAAGTGATTGATTTATCTAACAACGTTACGCTTTGGTATGGGGATACTACGGTGCACTCTGGAAAGCGGGATTCAAATAGAGAGTTATCTAAAATTTTTCTGGAGCGCGATAGGCCAGATGTATTTTCCTTCGAGGAGCAGGTTTATAGTTTGGCTGAATGCACGCTGCGAAGACTGCTATACCGTTTTCAAAAGTAAGTTAAATATTTTACTTTTTGGAAACGGTATAGAGCCTGTAAATGAAGACGAGCTCATTATCGTCATTAATAAGTTCAGCGTCGGCAACCAGTCAAATACCTCAGTGCCTTAA
Above is a window of Deltaproteobacteria bacterium DNA encoding:
- a CDS encoding PEP-CTERM sorting domain-containing protein (PEP-CTERM proteins occur, often in large numbers, in the proteomes of bacteria that also encode an exosortase, a predicted intramembrane cysteine proteinase. The presence of a PEP-CTERM domain at a protein's C-terminus predicts cleavage within the sorting domain, followed by covalent anchoring to some some component of the (usually Gram-negative) cell surface. Many PEP-CTERM proteins exhibit an unusual sequence composition that includes large numbers of potential glycosylation sites. Expression of one such protein has been shown restore the ability of a bacterium to form floc, a type of biofilm.) — protein: MSGSNFYKIKSLLSVMLVVLVVGIVPSGVLAVSLDSATTVRSDFSFGDNSFDGPNFTPFGSDNLFQHFDPFTDGSLLEVDSFTGGELGQNLELFNLAELASFDGYAPAMSNSFGFVDSSDNFLSLLNAGDNPGASAIYSQASGEELTFALQNSDGTLLSVDSRNEGNAVQMLGTWITEGGNLNVPISNLHGFSGAITFDLMVGDLVLFIEDLKPDANHPEFGVFGSDFDYNDFIVVVRGSPIPEPSTVVLFALALGTLLVWHRGANRSSALS
- the rpmB gene encoding 50S ribosomal protein L28, giving the protein MSRACNISGKKAQVGNKVSHANNKRKRVYEVNLQNKRLFDSETNQWLRLRLSSRMLRTVDKLGLSATLRKFGLKSH
- a CDS encoding enoyl-CoA hydratase/isomerase family protein; translation: MNTTFVRRDNLDKNIAILTLNDTSCRNAMSEKMATDFSARITELRSEGDVRVLIIKGAGDVFSAGGHLDMLLEKPKMSEERNRQLMEVFYKQFLSIIDIEIPVIAAINGHAIGAGLCLTLGCDIRIAVESAKVGFNFVRIGLHPGMGATHLLPRLIGSGYAAELLYTGKIIGANDAAKIGLINHSVGQEQFDTFVNEMATSIAQASPQAVRQLKSSLRTNPLIPLSDSLKREAQCQAADYAGNEFKEGINAIIEKRSPRF
- the lexA gene encoding transcriptional repressor LexA, whose protein sequence is MLTSQRDNLRNLTGINEEFTGYSLAPVQRRTLEYVRSFIADNGYAPTLKDIAEHIGVRSPSTAHFHLCRLESKGFIRRGEEGAITIVEKEELGHGGNRYSSNRCAVPLVGLIAAGLPIEAIEDNSVLIDIPPQFMDERADIYCLQVTGDSMIEAHIMDGDIIIVRKQSVAENGQIVVALLEDGSATLKTFRRLKGGKIALLPQNPNHKPIMVDTVDIQGRMIGLMREL
- the recA gene encoding recombinase RecA; the protein is MINKNEQLTASGKSAGEREKAILGAISSIEKNYGKGAIMRLDADRKDEAIEAISTGSIGLDIALGIGGVPRGRIVEIYGPESSGKTTLTLHLAAECQKKGGTVVFVDAEHALDLGYAEALGVDVSKLLISQPDSGEQALEIVETLVRSEAVDLVIVDSVAALVPQAELDGDMGSSLPGLQARLMSQALRKLTSAVSKTKTTVVFINQIRMKIGVMFGSPETTSGGNALKFYSSARMDIRRVGAIKDKEEVIGSRTRVKIVKNKVSPPFREAEFDIIYKKGICQVGELVDLGARDGIIDKSGAWYSFEGERIGQGRDNAKKFLEENEQIREKIKSLVLATNGIGDVAERKPAPRQKVAKVSDVSADSFEELEDSSVINE
- a CDS encoding MFS transporter; translated protein: MTEALSQVSSRPPLTFREKLCYGLGDVSNGLASSSVGLWFLYYLTDVAGLASLYAGIAIMIGRAWDAVTDPLMGWIADHTNSRWGKRRPYLLFGCIPYAISFFALWVVPDFHNEVLVFAYITVALIIFNTCLTVVFVPYTSLTAAITDDYHERTSLTGFRMTSAQAAYLAGAAIPSSLVPWILSPNGEALLQATGIYALFGSWAGTPRSGYFLTALILSAIMVPSILATFFGTQERDTGRASMPQLNQTPLTYASSILDQLQGNKPFRSSVAIFILTNCAATLIAVNLPFYVEYVLDLEKYRTNIIMLLFVTAILSMPVWVMITKRFGKSETYSIAVLLFAAMLCLLPLIEARELSTAYLMAVVMGFFYAAAQMIPWAIMPDVVEYDELRTGHRREGLFYGGTTFSYKLATALAIFLSGLYLGMIGYVPNVAQSSHTIAGIKAIIGPIPAFIFLMGVFVARKHPLTAKKHAQIRQELAQRYKDQQKSE